The Pseudoalteromonas ruthenica genome has a window encoding:
- a CDS encoding S1/P1 nuclease: MSLQFNYTHLSKLTLICTLAFVSFFATKVSAWGANGHRIVGAIAEHHLDADVKQQVSNILAGHSMARVSTWADEMRSSPDTFWQKQASPWHYINIDSVEEFTHQHFSAKEHKHDVKDAYTAILTAMKALRSPKTSQQQQQFYLRFLIHIVGDIHQPMHVGNAEDRGGNRIDVTFFREQTNLHRLWDTNLVESQKLSYSEYADFLCCVDIKAINKDLDIKKWLIESHHLAQDIYANTGEQVSYDYLFTYRPVMEQQLQRAGVRLAAVLNALYGQQ; the protein is encoded by the coding sequence ATGAGTTTACAGTTCAATTATACGCATCTGAGCAAATTGACGCTTATTTGCACCCTCGCTTTTGTTAGTTTTTTCGCAACGAAAGTGAGCGCTTGGGGCGCCAACGGTCATCGTATTGTAGGAGCCATTGCTGAGCACCATTTGGATGCTGATGTGAAGCAACAGGTGTCTAACATTTTAGCGGGCCACAGTATGGCCAGAGTCAGTACTTGGGCTGATGAAATGCGCTCTTCCCCCGATACATTCTGGCAAAAGCAGGCCAGCCCTTGGCATTACATCAATATCGACTCCGTTGAGGAATTTACGCACCAGCACTTCTCAGCAAAAGAACACAAGCATGATGTAAAAGACGCATATACAGCCATCCTAACGGCTATGAAGGCACTGCGCTCGCCAAAAACAAGCCAACAACAACAGCAATTCTATTTGCGTTTTTTAATTCATATTGTTGGCGATATTCACCAACCTATGCATGTCGGTAATGCCGAGGACCGAGGCGGTAACCGCATCGATGTCACCTTCTTTCGTGAGCAAACCAATTTACATCGTTTATGGGATACCAACCTTGTTGAGAGCCAAAAGCTGTCATATTCCGAATACGCAGACTTCCTATGCTGCGTTGATATCAAGGCAATCAATAAAGACCTGGATATTAAAAAGTGGCTCATTGAGTCTCACCACTTAGCGCAAGACATTTACGCCAATACCGGTGAGCAAGTCAGCTACGACTACTTATTTACCTATCGTCCAGTGATGGAGCAACAACTGCAGCGTGCGGGTGTACGCCTAGCAGCCGTGCTTAACGCGCTATACGGACAACAATAG
- a CDS encoding carboxypeptidase regulatory-like domain-containing protein, whose product MKMQLRKSALSMAIAATVGMSSGAFANETASSVKGQITGPNGNPAAGTEVTIIHLPTGSAKTAVVNDAGYFSAKGLRVGGPYNVLIDSDKFEDQVVENVYLSLGKEYPVTVQLQAKGDIEQIVVTGRPISSFSGGTGPAATFTQADLESAPAINRDIKDIVRADPRIYVDDSRDAIHCGGANPRFNSLTLDGVRMNDNFGLNSNGYPTVRQPFSFDALEQVAVEMAPFDVQYGSFTSCNINAVTKSGTNELHGGVFFDYTNDSMKGDSIDEIDGDIDNGNYTEKRYGFNVGMPLIEDKLFLFTSYEKLEGVKQFDYGPIDNGNISQSDIDRIRQITSDVYNYDIGGTPGSMPIEDEKLLVKLDWNINEDHRASVVYNYNDGFDLSQSDADNDELAFSSHFYERGAEFYSIVGSLYSDWSANFSTEVRIGKSDLDARQESLDAASGFGEFQISYGPNDDTVYIGPDDSRQSNDLNWDNLTAKISGTYYLDQHTITAGYEYEDLNVFNLFVQHTEGEFRFDSIEDYEQGIADRVYYYNAAGSNNPNDLAAEFSYQVHTLYVQDEYSFTDIDATLLFGLRYDKYQSDDYPNFNAQFENRYGFSNQQNLDGVDLLQPRVGFNWFVDDALEIRAGFGLYSGGNPNVWASSAYQNDGVTQIQLRADDVDLFNTAMTNGDTPGYGVPQSLFDEIAATTPGAGDSATHSIDPDFEIPSEWKYSVGATYTFENDYVVNLDVLHTQKQDSAYLQDIALRDSGETTFDGRPIFESIEGRDQEYMLTNVDGDDGESTIISAALSKSYDNGIDFTVAYAFTDSEDVNPMNSSVAASNYSNFATTNPGMPGPATSDYEVPHRFTLRLGYTQEFFDGYETRFNLLGQASEGLPYSYVFDTADSQFGDFNNYGYGSRQLLYVPLENDPNVVYDMSAEDLAAFNAFIEEEGLKRGSVTDRNSENAEWYVKFDLKVTQQLPGFAEGHKGEVFFVIDNLTNLLNDDWGTYKKGSFVGNRMVDMNIDSNGRYVYTGFNDGNQDTSVQRDASLWEMRIGVRYTF is encoded by the coding sequence ATGAAAATGCAACTTAGGAAATCGGCACTGTCGATGGCCATTGCCGCTACTGTGGGCATGTCTTCAGGTGCTTTTGCTAACGAAACCGCATCCTCAGTCAAAGGTCAAATCACTGGACCAAACGGCAACCCGGCTGCAGGCACTGAAGTGACCATTATTCACTTGCCGACAGGCTCTGCAAAGACCGCTGTAGTCAATGATGCTGGCTACTTTAGCGCCAAAGGCTTGCGCGTTGGCGGCCCATACAATGTACTGATCGACTCAGATAAATTTGAAGACCAAGTCGTTGAAAATGTTTATCTATCACTGGGTAAAGAGTACCCAGTAACAGTGCAACTTCAAGCGAAAGGCGATATCGAGCAAATCGTAGTCACCGGCCGTCCTATTAGTTCATTTTCAGGTGGCACCGGCCCGGCCGCGACCTTTACTCAAGCAGATTTAGAATCAGCACCAGCCATTAACCGTGATATTAAAGATATTGTCCGTGCCGACCCACGTATTTATGTGGACGATAGCCGCGATGCGATTCACTGTGGTGGCGCTAACCCGCGCTTTAACAGCCTAACCCTTGATGGCGTTCGTATGAACGACAACTTTGGTTTGAATTCAAATGGTTACCCAACGGTGCGCCAGCCGTTCTCGTTTGATGCGCTAGAGCAAGTCGCCGTTGAAATGGCCCCGTTTGACGTTCAGTACGGCAGCTTTACCTCTTGTAACATCAACGCCGTTACTAAATCTGGTACCAATGAGTTGCACGGTGGCGTATTCTTTGATTACACCAATGACTCGATGAAAGGCGACAGCATCGACGAAATCGATGGCGACATCGACAACGGCAACTACACCGAAAAACGCTACGGCTTTAATGTGGGCATGCCACTGATTGAAGATAAGCTATTCTTGTTCACCTCTTACGAGAAGTTGGAAGGGGTAAAACAGTTCGATTACGGCCCTATCGACAATGGTAATATCAGCCAATCAGATATCGACCGCATTCGTCAAATCACCAGCGATGTTTATAACTACGATATCGGCGGAACGCCAGGCAGCATGCCTATCGAAGATGAAAAGCTGTTGGTAAAACTAGACTGGAACATTAACGAAGATCACCGCGCCAGTGTAGTGTATAACTACAACGATGGTTTTGATCTTTCACAGTCCGATGCTGACAACGACGAATTGGCATTTTCTAGTCACTTCTACGAGCGTGGCGCAGAGTTCTACTCTATCGTCGGTTCACTTTACTCAGACTGGTCGGCCAACTTCTCAACTGAAGTGCGTATCGGCAAGTCAGACCTAGATGCTCGCCAAGAGTCACTTGATGCGGCTAGCGGTTTCGGTGAATTCCAAATCAGCTACGGCCCCAATGACGACACTGTATACATCGGCCCGGATGATTCACGTCAGTCAAACGACCTTAACTGGGATAACCTGACTGCGAAAATCTCAGGTACTTATTACCTTGACCAGCACACTATTACTGCCGGTTATGAGTATGAAGATTTGAACGTGTTCAACCTTTTCGTACAGCACACCGAAGGTGAGTTCCGCTTCGACTCAATCGAAGATTATGAGCAAGGTATCGCTGATCGCGTTTATTATTATAACGCAGCAGGCAGCAACAATCCGAACGACTTAGCGGCAGAATTCTCATACCAAGTGCATACTCTATACGTTCAAGACGAGTATAGTTTCACTGATATCGATGCGACCTTGTTGTTTGGTTTACGCTATGACAAATATCAAAGCGACGACTATCCAAACTTCAATGCGCAATTTGAAAATCGCTATGGCTTCTCTAACCAGCAAAACCTAGATGGCGTCGACTTGTTGCAACCGCGTGTTGGCTTTAACTGGTTCGTAGACGATGCCCTTGAGATTCGCGCTGGTTTCGGTCTTTATTCAGGTGGTAATCCGAACGTATGGGCGTCAAGCGCTTACCAAAACGACGGGGTAACACAAATTCAATTGCGTGCGGATGACGTCGATCTCTTCAATACTGCAATGACCAATGGTGACACTCCGGGTTACGGCGTACCACAGTCACTGTTTGATGAAATCGCGGCAACCACACCGGGCGCAGGTGATTCAGCAACTCACTCAATCGACCCAGACTTTGAAATCCCGTCAGAGTGGAAGTACTCAGTCGGTGCTACGTACACCTTCGAAAATGACTATGTTGTTAACTTAGATGTATTGCACACGCAAAAACAAGATTCAGCGTACCTACAAGACATCGCTTTACGTGATAGCGGCGAGACAACCTTTGACGGTCGTCCAATCTTCGAAAGCATCGAAGGTCGCGATCAAGAGTACATGCTCACCAATGTAGACGGCGATGATGGCGAATCAACCATTATCTCGGCAGCACTAAGCAAGTCATACGATAATGGCATCGACTTCACTGTGGCTTATGCATTTACTGATTCAGAAGATGTAAACCCAATGAATAGCTCAGTGGCGGCATCGAACTACAGTAACTTCGCAACCACCAATCCAGGTATGCCAGGACCGGCCACTTCGGATTACGAAGTACCGCACCGCTTTACGTTGCGCCTTGGCTACACCCAAGAGTTCTTCGATGGTTACGAAACTCGCTTCAACCTACTCGGTCAAGCAAGCGAAGGCTTACCTTACAGCTACGTGTTTGATACCGCAGACAGCCAGTTCGGCGATTTCAACAACTACGGCTATGGTTCACGCCAATTACTGTACGTACCGTTGGAAAACGATCCAAACGTTGTTTATGACATGAGTGCCGAAGATCTCGCTGCATTCAATGCATTCATCGAAGAAGAAGGCTTAAAGCGTGGCTCAGTGACCGATCGTAACTCCGAAAATGCCGAGTGGTATGTGAAGTTTGATCTGAAAGTAACGCAACAGCTGCCTGGCTTCGCAGAAGGCCACAAAGGTGAAGTGTTCTTTGTCATCGACAACCTAACTAACCTGTTGAACGACGACTGGGGCACTTACAAAAAAGGCTCATTCGTAGGCAACCGTATGGTTGATATGAATATCGACAGCAACGGCCGTTATGTTTATACCGGCTTTAACGATGGCAACCAAGACACGTCTGTACAACGCGACGCGTCACT
- a CDS encoding TonB-dependent receptor — protein sequence MKNVRLTKVAGALVLALGVSANAFAADTSSSMRGKITTPKGDAAPNVQISVIHEPTGTVSTFTTNDSGAFIAKGLRVGGPYRILIDSDKYSDAELENIYLELGETRRVTSQLEPINVERIEVSGYRILQKAGGSSSVFGQDTIANTPSFNNDIKDIARLNPLASINGSGELTIAGSNPRSNSLTVDGIGQNDDFGLNYGGYPTEQPPVALDAIEQVSVDTSPFSAKKGNFGGGVINAVTKSGSNEFEFTGFYEFTNPSLAGEVESISQVYADGRPVLDEDGRRTFETTKTDPIQSEKRFGISTGGAIIEDELFFFVNYNSWASELEMDYGFEGSGATHEYDTSEQNFNEFLSVLDSTYGLSDELGGDPEDTNDSLLVKLSWNVAEDHRADFTYQWQDDADERNYGTGGDTVMLASSRYTYETKFNNFAAKLYSDWSGNLSTEIGIAYKDVSSDSLTNSSIGSVKVEEYYRGPAYQFGTDEYRHKNQSETENLTLTFDGTYFWGDHEINFGAQYESLRLYNLFAAGSLGVWEFDSLEGFQNREVGNYNGNYDFDYSNAYTNNADDTAYDARRNQFAVYVEDKFYPTDELELTVGLRYERLSSDDKPTLNENFLATYGYSNQENLDGLDIILPRVGFKYYASENLTINGGVGRFQGGIPNVWYNNPYQNDGLTYVAATSQAIADYYSQDGVEADITRVPEAIQASMTQGAGSTNYTDPNFELPSSIRAQLGFEYEFDSELLGDGFSWTGEAVYHKKENEAVWHNTALVPVGESADGRVIYESRYEGDREENYDIMMTNADENGRSVILATALAKEWDNGLYASVSYAHQDITEVAPGSSSRAISNYKHALVESRNIDTVGRGHYEVEHSFKINLRYKTEFFEGYESQFNMFFERRSGRPYSHSMGFYNDYDFGDIGSEFQSHSAYLAYIPSGADDAAVNWDESQVTWNELETLLNQAGISERGEIIGRNTGTQPWVTTMDVSFKQEIPGFAEGHKGQLYVMVENFANLLNDDWGVEKRLSYSDQAVYDFGGLDDEGRIIIDRRHNGFDTRNYNSISKSSSGWQAKIGVRYTF from the coding sequence ATGAAAAACGTTCGCTTAACGAAAGTGGCCGGCGCGCTCGTACTCGCTTTAGGCGTGTCAGCAAACGCTTTCGCAGCCGATACTTCATCATCAATGCGCGGTAAGATCACCACGCCTAAAGGCGATGCTGCACCTAACGTGCAAATCTCAGTGATTCACGAGCCTACCGGCACGGTGAGCACCTTTACGACTAACGATTCTGGCGCGTTCATCGCCAAGGGTTTGCGTGTAGGTGGTCCATACCGCATCCTCATTGACTCAGATAAATACAGTGATGCAGAGCTGGAGAACATCTACCTTGAACTAGGTGAAACTCGCCGCGTCACTTCTCAGCTTGAGCCTATCAACGTAGAGCGTATCGAAGTATCAGGCTACCGTATTTTGCAAAAAGCAGGCGGTTCAAGCAGCGTATTTGGCCAAGACACAATTGCTAACACTCCGAGCTTTAATAACGATATCAAAGACATTGCTCGTTTGAATCCGTTAGCAAGCATTAATGGTAGCGGCGAGCTAACCATTGCCGGTAGCAACCCAAGAAGTAACAGCTTAACCGTTGACGGCATCGGTCAAAATGACGATTTCGGCTTAAACTATGGCGGTTACCCTACTGAGCAGCCACCTGTTGCACTTGACGCTATTGAACAAGTGTCAGTAGATACCTCACCGTTTTCAGCGAAAAAAGGTAACTTTGGCGGTGGTGTTATCAATGCGGTGACTAAATCGGGAAGCAATGAGTTTGAATTCACCGGTTTCTATGAATTCACTAACCCAAGTCTTGCTGGAGAAGTAGAGAGTATTTCTCAGGTATACGCAGATGGAAGACCAGTACTCGACGAGGATGGTCGCCGCACCTTCGAAACAACCAAGACAGACCCTATTCAATCTGAAAAGCGTTTCGGGATCAGCACCGGTGGCGCCATCATCGAAGACGAATTATTCTTCTTTGTTAACTACAACAGCTGGGCCAGTGAACTGGAAATGGACTATGGTTTTGAAGGCTCAGGTGCAACGCACGAGTACGATACCTCAGAGCAAAACTTTAATGAGTTCCTTTCTGTATTAGACAGCACCTACGGTCTGAGCGATGAGCTTGGTGGTGACCCGGAAGATACCAACGACAGCTTACTGGTAAAACTAAGCTGGAACGTGGCTGAAGATCACCGCGCTGATTTCACCTACCAATGGCAAGATGACGCCGACGAGCGAAACTACGGTACCGGTGGCGACACAGTAATGTTGGCATCAAGCCGTTATACCTACGAAACCAAGTTTAACAACTTTGCTGCTAAGCTATACTCAGATTGGTCAGGTAATCTCTCGACCGAAATTGGTATTGCCTATAAAGATGTCAGTAGCGACAGCCTCACCAACTCAAGCATTGGTAGCGTTAAGGTAGAAGAATACTATCGCGGCCCTGCCTACCAGTTTGGCACCGATGAATATCGTCATAAAAACCAATCGGAAACGGAAAACCTCACCCTGACCTTCGATGGTACTTACTTCTGGGGTGACCACGAAATCAATTTTGGTGCTCAGTACGAGTCACTGCGCCTATACAACCTATTTGCAGCAGGTTCATTAGGTGTGTGGGAATTTGATAGCCTAGAAGGTTTCCAAAACCGCGAAGTGGGTAACTACAACGGTAACTACGACTTCGATTATAGCAATGCCTACACTAATAACGCGGATGACACGGCTTATGATGCACGCCGTAATCAATTTGCAGTGTATGTTGAAGACAAATTCTATCCAACTGATGAGTTGGAACTTACCGTCGGTCTTCGTTATGAGCGCTTATCATCAGATGATAAACCCACGCTAAACGAAAACTTCCTAGCCACTTATGGGTACTCAAACCAAGAGAACCTTGATGGTTTAGACATCATTCTGCCGCGCGTTGGCTTTAAATACTACGCGTCCGAGAACCTCACCATCAATGGTGGCGTAGGTCGCTTCCAAGGCGGTATTCCAAACGTTTGGTATAACAATCCATACCAAAATGATGGTCTAACTTATGTAGCAGCCACGTCGCAAGCGATTGCGGATTACTATTCACAAGACGGTGTTGAAGCGGATATCACCCGAGTACCTGAAGCAATCCAAGCTTCTATGACTCAAGGTGCAGGAAGCACTAACTACACCGACCCTAACTTTGAATTACCGTCTTCAATTCGTGCTCAACTTGGCTTTGAATATGAGTTTGATTCAGAGTTACTAGGTGATGGCTTTAGCTGGACCGGTGAAGCGGTTTATCACAAAAAGGAAAACGAAGCAGTATGGCACAATACCGCTTTGGTTCCAGTGGGTGAATCAGCTGACGGTCGGGTGATTTACGAGAGCCGCTATGAAGGTGACCGTGAAGAAAATTACGACATCATGATGACCAATGCTGATGAAAACGGTCGCTCAGTGATCCTAGCCACGGCACTTGCCAAAGAGTGGGACAACGGTCTGTATGCGTCTGTAAGCTATGCGCACCAAGATATTACTGAAGTAGCGCCTGGTTCATCATCACGCGCGATCAGTAACTATAAGCATGCGCTAGTCGAGAGCCGCAATATTGATACTGTGGGCCGTGGTCACTATGAAGTAGAACACAGCTTTAAAATTAACCTTCGCTACAAGACCGAGTTCTTTGAAGGCTATGAATCACAGTTCAACATGTTCTTCGAGCGTCGTTCGGGTCGTCCTTACAGCCATTCAATGGGCTTCTACAATGATTACGACTTCGGCGATATCGGCAGTGAGTTCCAAAGCCACTCAGCCTACCTAGCCTATATTCCATCTGGCGCTGATGACGCAGCAGTCAACTGGGATGAGTCACAGGTGACGTGGAATGAGCTAGAAACCTTGCTAAACCAAGCTGGCATTTCTGAGCGTGGTGAGATCATCGGCCGTAACACCGGCACACAACCTTGGGTAACCACCATGGATGTAAGCTTCAAGCAAGAGATCCCTGGGTTTGCCGAAGGCCACAAAGGCCAGCTTTACGTGATGGTTGAGAACTTCGCGAACTTACTTAATGATGATTGGGGCGTAGAAAAGCGCCTAAGCTATTCAGACCAAGCAGTCTATGACTTTGGTGGCTTAGATGACGAAGGTCGCATCATCATTGACCGTCGCCACAATGGCTTCGACACTCGTAACTACAACTCTATTTCAAAGAGTTCGTCGGGTTGGCAAGCTAAGATTGGTGTACGCTACACTTTCTAA
- a CDS encoding PhnD/SsuA/transferrin family substrate-binding protein, with translation MSKQYGAVQAFWGGSSEFEVNVLGKGLADLILAKENLFSAFTAHETYGYSPLVGYPSYTAYFIASKEKPRLEKSYFLDKRIGLIEYPTSRSGHIMPKQVFKELDINMNSLNITFVNSHSALRDKLALGEVDIISSYWQQADNERFSANYITAISDNISGSHWFLRQASDNPDLACAIQGAILSQAEEQSAQYFKQAKPYWQCSDSAPATFQGEPL, from the coding sequence GTGTCTAAGCAATACGGCGCTGTCCAAGCTTTTTGGGGAGGCTCTTCTGAGTTTGAGGTGAATGTGCTGGGAAAAGGTTTAGCGGATTTAATCCTTGCCAAGGAAAACCTCTTCAGTGCCTTTACCGCTCACGAAACCTATGGCTACTCACCGCTAGTCGGTTATCCGTCATACACGGCCTACTTTATTGCGAGTAAAGAAAAGCCACGCTTAGAGAAAAGCTACTTTCTTGATAAGCGCATTGGCTTAATTGAATATCCCACCAGTCGCTCCGGTCACATCATGCCCAAGCAGGTGTTCAAGGAGCTGGATATTAATATGAATAGCCTGAATATCACTTTTGTGAACTCGCACAGTGCGTTGCGAGATAAGTTAGCGCTAGGTGAAGTGGATATCATTAGCTCTTATTGGCAACAAGCAGATAACGAGCGTTTTTCTGCAAACTATATAACCGCAATCAGTGACAATATCAGTGGTAGCCATTGGTTTTTACGCCAAGCCAGTGACAACCCTGATTTAGCCTGCGCTATTCAGGGCGCTATTTTAAGCCAAGCAGAAGAGCAATCGGCACAATACTTTAAACAAGCAAAACCTTATTGGCAGTGCAGTGATTCAGCACCCGCAACATTTCAAGGAGAGCCGCTGTGA
- the ushA gene encoding bifunctional UDP-sugar hydrolase/5'-nucleotidase UshA has translation MRLITLSVLTLLSACSASTPTPESHSDSAQAHYISVFHTNDHHGRFWHNDKGEYGMAARATLLKQLRAQAKQRGDTVLLLSGGDINTGIPESDLQHAEPDFKAMTLLGYDAMAIGNHEFDNPLAVLDKQQRWADFPLLSANIIDKRNGEPAYTPYTLLQRDNLKIAILGLTTTDTAKIANPDFIGNFDFIEPATATKNMLPKIERRNPDIVIAVTHMGHYSNAQHGINAPGDVTLARNLPKGAVDMIIGGHSQEPVCMAAKNSNNDGYRPGMPCQPDNQNGIWIMQAHEWGKYVGHARFKLLGEELTLESYELIPVNLKDATGEWVGDYINKDQEMLDFLTPYQQKGQEKLSVTLGHTEVHLQGDRNKVRFGQTNLGQLITQAQMNHVDADFAVISGGGIRDSISQGDIDYKDILRVHPFKNRIGYIEFSGRETFAYISKVASYPVDSGAYAHFNQVAPVCEGDKLVSVRIDGQPLELDKTYRMSINSYNAAGGDGYPRLNTDTRFVDTGDSDASILSEYVSKHSPIKAINAPHPVTCQ, from the coding sequence GTGCGCCTAATTACTCTTTCAGTGCTTACACTGCTCAGTGCATGCTCTGCCTCCACGCCGACACCCGAGTCACACTCTGACTCCGCACAAGCGCACTATATTAGTGTGTTTCATACTAACGATCACCATGGCCGCTTTTGGCATAACGATAAAGGTGAATACGGTATGGCCGCGCGCGCAACATTACTAAAACAGTTGCGCGCACAAGCTAAACAACGAGGCGATACCGTGCTGTTGCTCTCAGGGGGAGATATCAATACTGGTATTCCTGAGTCTGACTTACAACATGCGGAACCTGATTTTAAAGCCATGACTCTGCTAGGCTACGATGCCATGGCCATTGGCAATCATGAGTTTGATAACCCATTAGCGGTATTAGACAAGCAGCAACGTTGGGCCGACTTTCCGTTGCTGAGCGCTAATATTATCGATAAACGCAATGGCGAGCCTGCTTACACTCCTTATACGCTGTTACAAAGAGATAATCTAAAGATCGCTATTTTAGGCCTGACCACCACCGACACCGCGAAGATTGCGAACCCTGATTTTATCGGTAATTTTGATTTTATTGAGCCCGCAACCGCGACCAAAAACATGCTTCCTAAAATTGAGCGCCGCAACCCTGATATCGTTATTGCCGTCACGCACATGGGTCACTACAGTAATGCTCAACACGGCATTAACGCCCCCGGCGATGTAACCTTGGCTCGCAACTTACCCAAAGGCGCCGTAGATATGATCATCGGTGGCCACTCCCAAGAACCAGTGTGCATGGCGGCAAAGAACAGCAACAATGATGGTTACCGCCCAGGCATGCCCTGCCAGCCAGATAATCAAAACGGTATTTGGATCATGCAAGCCCATGAATGGGGCAAGTATGTGGGTCATGCTCGATTTAAACTGCTAGGTGAAGAGCTGACTCTTGAAAGCTATGAGCTGATCCCAGTAAACCTTAAAGACGCGACCGGTGAATGGGTCGGTGATTACATCAACAAAGACCAAGAAATGCTCGACTTTTTAACTCCTTACCAGCAAAAAGGCCAAGAAAAGTTAAGCGTGACTTTAGGGCATACCGAAGTTCACCTTCAAGGCGACAGAAACAAAGTTCGCTTTGGACAGACGAATTTAGGACAGCTGATCACCCAAGCACAAATGAATCATGTCGATGCTGATTTTGCAGTCATTAGTGGCGGCGGTATTCGTGACTCAATCAGCCAAGGAGATATCGATTACAAAGATATTCTTCGTGTACACCCGTTTAAAAACCGCATTGGCTACATTGAGTTTAGTGGTCGTGAGACTTTTGCATACATCAGTAAAGTCGCATCATACCCTGTCGATTCTGGCGCCTATGCCCACTTCAACCAAGTAGCACCGGTGTGCGAGGGGGATAAATTGGTATCAGTGCGCATTGACGGTCAGCCGTTAGAGCTAGATAAGACCTATCGTATGAGTATCAATAGCTACAATGCGGCAGGTGGCGATGGCTATCCGCGTTTAAACACCGACACCCGCTTCGTAGACACTGGCGACTCGGATGCCAGCATTTTGAGCGAGTATGTAAGCAAGCACAGCCCAATTAAGGCAATTAACGCGCCTCATCCGGTTACTTGCCAATAA